TATATAAGGAGTGCATAGAATCTAGTTTTGACGAAGCTTTAAGCAAGAGAGCGGTCATCTACCGGAGTCATACTTCTTCCGGTGAGGGAGAAGAAAATAGGGTCTCTTTGGAGAGACTGAGGGAAGCTTCTCCCGAAGTCAAAGCTAAAGAGCGTTTGGGGGAGGAAGCTCGCAAGGAAACCACTGGAATTCTATATGGAAACTTTGAAGGATTTTTAGCGAATAAAGTTTGAAACGGTGAATCAAGTCTGGTATTTATAGGCCATTATTCAAAAAACCGCCCAACTTCCACTTTATTCCAATTCACACGATCAAAGACACATCCGAAGAGTTTCCTGGACACCTGACCCACTGATGCACGGACTCAAATGTtcctttttgaaaaaaaaaagagggaacttttggacttctgTTACTTGgcaacccacccatttaattctagaAGGACCGAGTCTGGGGGgccatgttgtttgggctcccaattggacATCAATTGGGTCAacagtccaaagcccaatggcttaatacaacaacatcaaaccctaCTTGGCTATTCATCCACcagcaaggcccaaggcccaaacagtaataaatgacctatgaacatatttattactccctccgtcccggaatacttgacctgttttccttatcgggccgtcccttaatacttgacctgtttctaaaaatggaaatattctaacaatattatattatttctcactccacccctattaacccacctaccccctactccatacaaaaaataattaaaaattcaacccctactctcccccaaccccacctcttaacccacctcccactaactacattaaaataatacccactatcaactactacctattaaattaaataagtcaattcaagtcccttaaactctgtgccggtcaaactgggtcgagtattccgggacggagggagtacacaaatactataaataagccgctaTTCATCTACcagcaaggcccaaggcccaaacagtaataaatgacctatgaaCATATTTATTACACAAAtaccgcaaatttttggctatacccgggtacagccaaagctggctgtacccccatccaaaacgatgtcgttttgtgttgtttaaaatgaacattaatatactggtacaaaaatgaacatttactatttcggaaatgaacatttatttatttatttggaatgaacatttactattttggaaatgaacatttatttatttatttggaaataaactacaaaaatgaacatttactatttcggaaatgaacatttatttatttatttggaatgaatattttctattttggaaatgaatatttatttatttatttggaaataaacaatataggcgcttgtaaaaacataaaagaccaatgaagtgaacaatttcattatgaacattaaccatatatttattgtgaacaaacaaatagacaagaaagaacaaataattcaacaaaaaagaacaaacaatataaaaaagaacataaaattccagaaaaaagaacaaacaatacaacaattaggaacaattttatgatgaattttaaagccaacatgaaagaaaaaacaatacaacaagaaagaacaaataataaagcagataattatcatgaacaaacaaataaacaagaaagaacaaataattcaacaaaaaagaacaaacaatataaaaaagaacataaaattcaagaaaaaaaagaacaaacaatataacaattatgaacaattttatgatgaattttaaagccaacacgaaagaacaaacaatacaacaataagtttgatgaatgaatttaaaaaacaacaagaaagaacaaatagtacaacaagaaagaacaaacaatacaaaaagaaagaataaaagatgaatgaagagtttaattatgaacattaaccatatgattattataaacaaacaaataaacaagaaagaacaaacaatataaaaaagaacataaaattccagaagaaagaacaaaaaatacaacaattatgaaaatttgatgatgaatttaaaaaacaacaagaaagaacaaatagtacaacaaaaaagaacaaacagtacaacaagaatgaacaaacagtacaataaaaaagaacaaacagtcgacaagaatgaacaaacaatatgagcgcgtcgtttttggggtacagccagagctggctgtacccgggtacagcagttagcaATTGCACAaatactataaataagccgctaTTCATCCACcagcaaggcccaaggcccaaacagtaataaatgacctatgaaCATATTTATTACACAaatactataaataagccgacaacgctcacacctcaaggtacgtccaatttattgcaGGGATAAGGTTACGTACACCCGACCCCCTCTTACCCTGCTTCTTGCGAGAGCCTCTTTGaagcaatggggtaatgataacgATGAATGAACTAAATCTGAACCATAGTGATAGTGTGATACCTAGCATTTGCCTGTAAAAATTGGAATCTTCCAAGTTCCAATCTCATAAAGGGGGGGAAGATTTAAGACAGGCATCATGTCCCATGTTTGATGAATCATTATTTGTAATCTCCCGCTAAGGCCAATATTGTCAAAAAACACCCAATTATCCATcccacctccacctccaccttTGATGGATCCTCCTCTGCTTTCGCTGTAAAAAAACAATTCAATTCCTTTTCTTTCATCCCAAACCCTAGATTTCTGCCTCCTTCCCAACACCCccattctttctctctctctcttcaatcaCAAGATCATCATTCTGGAAAAGATAGAGAAACTTATTCAAATTGATCTCAAATGTTATCAAAtattcatcaattcatcaccttTATCAATTTCCCACCTAATTTTTGGAGAtaattttctgggttttctgTATTTCCATTGATTACCCACGTCAATTTAGCTGATTTTTTTTGTGGGTTTGGTTTTTGATCGATTACCcattaaaattcccctgattttCTTGGTGGGGTTTCAATTTTTTGATCGATTTAACCCAAAAATTTGATCTGGGGTTTTTGGATTTTTGAGGAATAAAATAATCCGATGATTTCAGACCCAGATCTCGTACGCTACGCCTGCGTAGCTCATCACCGTTCATctgaatcatcatcatcaacaacgaTCCTTGCCGAGTTCAACTCAGCTGACTCGACCCTTCAACAACTCGCCCAACAATGTCTGGAATTAGTGCCACCCCATCACAGCATTTTCTCTCACTCTTACCACAATCAAACTTACACCTTTTTGGTGAATGatgagtttgtttattttgggATTTTTGATTCCAAATTGAGAAATTCAGATCAAGTTCGTTTCTTGGGTTGTTTGAAAGGGACTATTGATCAACTAATCAATGGAAAATCAGATTACAAGCTTTCAACTTTTTGCTTCCAAGGTGAGCTTCATCCCATTTTCCACAAATTGATGTCAAAAAGTTATGATTTTGATGCATTACCTGTAGTCCCAAATGGTGTTAATCATAGCAAAAACACCGCGAATTTGGTTCCGAATAAGAACAAGAAGATTTTGTCTGTGTCATTTCTATCTGCTTCCAAAATTGGCAAAGGGTTCAAGAAAAGTAAGTTGTATGAGGAGAGGACAACTAGTAGGATGCCTTTGGTTGAAGATAAGGTTGATTTGTTAAATGAGGGTAATTTTGATGGTGGTGAGGGTAAAAGTAGGGAAATTAATCACCCAAATGGTAATTTTTTGATGGATGGTGGTGTTAGTATTGGTGTTGGAAGACACAAAGCTAAGAAAATATGGAGAAGACATGTTTGGATTGTGTTGGTGTTGGATTTGgctgtttgtttgattttgtttgGGATTTGGTTGTTTGTTTGCCGAGGATTTCAATGCATTGAAGGGTAGTATTACCCATCAAATTCCCGGTATCCTAATTCGGGCTAAACTTGTTCATCTTGGATGATCTTTTGAAATTCAAGGTCAATTTCTTTGATCTTGGATGATCTTTTTGAAATTCAAGGTCAATTTCtttgatcttggattttgtgGATTTGATGTTGAAGACTATGAATTAGTAGTGTTATACATTTGATCTCGTTCTCGTACCATCGAGTTTTATTCAGTTTTACATCCAAAGAGTAGGAGTTACTTTTGTGTAATGTGTACACAATCATCAACAAGGGGATACTTTCGTGTTTTTGAGCTGTTTTTCGGTCTTAACTATGGTGTTTTGGGGTTTATCTTTTTCGTAATCCCTTACTTTGTACTCCTGGTTAAGACTGATTGATTATTAGCTTTGGTTGTACATCCCCTTGATTGAATGATCTTGTTTCTATGTAATTCTTTCGAACCGTGTATAGGaagaaaatcaacaaaaatgttACTTGTGCAGGCTGTTTTCAATGAATATGATGATTATTGTCTTCAATTGAATCAATGTTTCTAATCTTCTTTTAATTTCTGATTCAatgaatcaatttcaagttttggTTTGAGTTTGGTATTTGCATTATTTTGCTTTTGGGGTTGAGCAATCATTTTCTGTTTATGGTCTTGTTTCTATGTAATTCTTTCGAACCATGTATAGGaagaaaatcaacaaaaatgttACTTGTGCAGGCTGTTTTTCGATGAATATGATGATTATTGTCTTCAATTGAATCAATGTTTCTAGTCTTCTTTTATTTCTGAATTCTGATTCAATGAATCAATTGCAAGTTTTGGTTTGAGTTTGGTATTTGCATTATTTTGTTTTTAGGGTTGAGCAATCATTTTTTGTTTATGGTCCATGTATCAGCTTCTACCTATCTAGTCTTCCACCAGCAGATTCAAATATTCAATCGTTTGTGATTTTCATTGATTTATGTTAGGTTACACAAACTGTATCATGCATAGAATGGGACAATCTTTTAGAGCATCAACAATGGGGAGGATATATGTCCTCTCTtacactctctctcctctaaatTAGGATCCTCTTTAATGTAGAAATAGAAGAGAGGATAATCCATACGGAGAGGAATGCAATATATCCTCCATATGGAGAGGATATTTGGGTTAGCTAGAGGATATATTAAGCCACGTGTCATTTAATAATTGAGTAGTTTTAAACAATTTTGCATACGGTTATAATTTTAGAacgataataaataaaaaacggTAACTTATTTGTAAGTAAAAAAAATACCAacgattatatatattttttctctaTAAAATGAACCTAATTTTAACCAAATTTCATACATCTCATCTTTTTCATGATGAACTTGAAGCATACATATGTACCTGAAACTGATAGATGAGTTGAGTAGTAGATTTTTACTTTGAATTATTAGTAGTAACtgcaatttttattattattgtcacCGTTAGGGTTTATCACTGTCATTGTTTTTCATTTACTgtcacttttttttaattacggTCAGTGTATTGCATTAATTAATGTTAGCTAGTAGTAATGTTTTTATTCTTGTCAATGTTATGGTTTGTTCTTGTCATTGTTAGTTAATTACTGTCATTATAttgtaatatttttaattattattaatgttATATTAACAATTTTGTTATTGTCAAGGTTACAAATCGATTTATTTTATCAATAGTAAtggaaaaataattaattaggctAATTTATTTCTTAAACACTTGAAATTATCATTATTcctaaattaaatgttttaataaaaaagataaTATGTGTTGGGGTATGTAAaccaagagagagaaaaatagaGAGGATACTCTTTGATGTGTGGAAAATAATAGAAATAGGAAAAGGAAGAGGAATGAGGTAGTGGAAAATGATGTGGAAGAAAGAGAATGTGAGGTGTCAAAAGGAGAAAAGGAGAGAGAGTAGAAGAGAGGATATATGTATCCTCTCCAATAATCCTGCTCTTAGGAACGTACATTTCATGAGATATGACTCGGGCATGTTGCCAAAGATTCAGCTTTTCGGTATAGTACATTCCTGCAACTGATGTTGTACGAGCATGACGTACGGGGTCATGGTACGTTTCACTGAAGTTCGAATCAGGACATGTTGTATAGTAAACCTTCATCTTTCATCACTATGTACCAGAGAAAAAAACGTGGATGCGATCGCGTTCGCGGTAAAGGTGACGTTGTCGCGGAAACTGCTTGTAACGGATGATTAGAACGGATCGCGGCTGACGTGGtgtgaattttttgaaaaaaaatcatattagcATGTCAAAGCCTTATTATTACATTTTAAGTCTAAAgagtatatttttttgtttttttaatttttttttttgacttaaGCTAACTAAacaaaattacgaaaaatagAAAAGCAAATTAAATTCCATGAAGCTTCATTTGCAAGAATATGAGCTTGACTCACTTGTTGTCGCTCCAACTTATGAACACTACACCAGGAGAAATCCTTGCCTACGATCTTGATTTCTTCTAAGGTCCACCTAATATGCATTTCCTGAAAATCTTCGTCCATAAGCAATTGAACCAGTTGCTGAGAGTCGGTAAGAACAGTAACATTTTTCATCCTTGCCTGTCGCGCCCATTTCATACCGAATAGGCAAGCCATTGCTTCAACTTGAAAGGCGGTCTCCATAGTTCCTGAAGAAGACCCACCCATTACCATTCCATTTGTCCTTTGCTGATTCTCCCACACCCACCCCATACCTGCATTGCAGTTGCGCTTATGCCAAGACCCATCCAATTGAATCATCGCAGTTGCTCCCTCAATATCGCTATGACCAATTATAGCCCTGAAAAAACTTGGTGGAACATGTCTAAATCGAGCCACATATTTCACACATAGTCTAAAGAGTATTATATCAACACAACCAAATCTATTATAATATGAGTAAGTATTATATTTTGTGAACAAATAATCACTCGAAATATCATGTTTCATAAACTACATAACTCATCACAAAAATATTTTTGACCAATTTGTGTAAAAGAACGATGTAACAGGTGAAAAAACTCTTACGCAGCGAGTCACCGTTACGTAACGGACAACACAGGGTGAAAGACGTGATTTTTATCAAACTGTTACATAACGGGTTTTTATAGAACGACAAACTCAAAACAGATTACAGAACGACCGTTACGTAACGAAACGACAAAGTTTTAATTCTTCCGTACTTGCAATATTGCAGATTGCATTTTGCTTTTCACGGAACAAAAATAATTAAGGATACTGATGACAGTGATGACTGATGAGTCCTTGTTAACTTTAAAATACAAAAGCAATAGGTACCAGAATTTCTTAACATGTGTTTTTTATGTGCCTTTTCGGAACATGGAAAGATAACAAAGCTAAGAAAGTTCAACCTTAATCATGATTATGGATGGTAAATTTAGCCATCCTAAATTTTGCAAATCAAAGGTAATTATTGTTAACAGCACTAAACAAGGAATAAAGAATAAAGAATATTATCGCGTGGCAGCATGAAAAGCCCCTTATACTGATCAACCACCACGACGAAGGCAATATTAAAACAACCAATTCGACATAGCATGTTCTCAAGTCTCAACAGATCCCATCTGAATTTCTTTTAAAAACTAGTATAATTTCAAGACAAAATCAAAGTACAGCTATCAAAGATTCAAAGTACGGCTCATAGTGTGAAATGTCACACAACTCACCTAAAATTACATGCTAATTTACGCcgaaaaatatcaaaattggaGCACTAATACTAACTCAAATGTTTGGGAAGACATCACATATAACcatgaacaaaagaaaacaacCATGATCTACAAATACAACCATAAAAAGATATACTATATCACCTATTGTTGTTACACAACCTGCAACCTCCTAATAAGATTATATAATTGTACTCTTCAAGGATAGAAAGGTAAATGTTCTGATATGTTTAACCACAAGGAGTGAGCTTTGAGTTTCCTGCACCACGAGGATTATCGTCTTTCCAGTCGTCAAATGCTCTGGCTCTGTCCactgcatcatcatcatcatcttcttcttcatcctccTTTGGAGGACCAGGTTTAATAGGATCTCTGTACCATGAGGAAGTCGCTTCCTCAATGTACTTTTTGGTATTCTCCTGCCATTCATTCATCATGTTCATCTCCGTCTCACCAGCTTCTTCTATACTCATGGTCGGTAATCTGAGAAGCAAAAATTATTGCACGTAAATAAATACACCATTGCAACAAGTTAGGGTGCATTGAGCTGATTTCATAAGCTGGACAAATTGTTCCGGTTTATAATTGCTTGCCCAACTTTTTTACTCCCGCAAACCCAATTAAACGGGAAAATTAAACCCCACAAAAGAAGCAACAATAGGAGCGCAACCAAAAAGTTTCTGCAAATTAAAGCTATTTTGATATTCATGGAGTCATGGAGTACCTATGACCAGGTTGAAAAACCTGAGCTGCCATTCTTTCTCTTTCAGTTGTAAGATTTCTGCCCACGAGACTAGCTGGTCCAAATAAGAGAGGctggtgtttgtgttcatgtcCCTGTGAAACACTTGCTCTCCCTTCAAGGACATCTTTAGCAAAGGTAGCACATGTTATAGGCTGTGCTGGTTTTGTGTATGGAGCTCGGGCTGCAGAATCACGATGCCACGCTTCCACCTTACTTGTCCGTTCATCTAAAACAGACTCAGTAAATTCCTTACCCCCGTCCTGCAAAGATAAGCAGAAGATTAACAATATAGACAATGAAAACAGACATAAAAAACAGAACAATGTGGCTATTGTACGCAAATTCAGTGGC
This genomic stretch from Spinacia oleracea cultivar Varoflay chromosome 3, BTI_SOV_V1, whole genome shotgun sequence harbors:
- the LOC110783122 gene encoding phytolongin Phyl2.2, with amino-acid sequence MISDPDLVRYACVAHHRSSESSSSTTILAEFNSADSTLQQLAQQCLELVPPHHSIFSHSYHNQTYTFLVNDEFVYFGIFDSKLRNSDQVRFLGCLKGTIDQLINGKSDYKLSTFCFQGELHPIFHKLMSKSYDFDALPVVPNGVNHSKNTANLVPNKNKKILSVSFLSASKIGKGFKKSKLYEERTTSRMPLVEDKVDLLNEGNFDGGEGKSREINHPNGNFLMDGGVSIGVGRHKAKKIWRRHVWIVLVLDLAVCLILFGIWLFVCRGFQCIEG